The following coding sequences lie in one Scatophagus argus isolate fScaArg1 chromosome 9, fScaArg1.pri, whole genome shotgun sequence genomic window:
- the LOC124065423 gene encoding tumor necrosis factor receptor superfamily member 6B-like — protein sequence MHIISTLLLPLLLLLSGVLCGASEVESVPTYERQDPTTGEILICAKCPPGTHMSAHCTATTPTKCEPCKDDHFTELWNYLPRCLYCNNFCYENQVVEKECSPTSNRVCRCKEGFYWADDFCMRHSECGPGHGVKTRGTPQMNTVCERCAEGSFSNSSSALDPCVNHQECASGELVLLNGSIYHDSVCGTCEDLASEGETFREFLTGFFSMHRMRVSKMKKFVSRYIQKAGVGRRVRGTSLPKQRGPLLDRIRAWLNEAPEEELKKLPNMLRTTHLNSMAQKLKQTFNEIKQQSPSCTLV from the exons CTCCTCTTGccgctgctgctcctgctctccGGTGTCCTCTGCGGCGCTTCAGAGGTGGAATCCGTTCCCACCTATGAGCGGCAAGACCCGACCACGGGGGAAATCCTCATCTGTGCCAAGTGTCCCCCGGGCACGCACATGTCCGCGCACTGCACAGCCACCACGCCCACCAAGTGCGAGCCGTGCAAAGACGACCACTTCACCGAGCTGTGGAACTACCTGCCCAGGTGTCTGTACTGCAACAACTTCTGCTATGAGAACCAGGTGGTGGAGAAGGAGTGCTCACCGACAAGCAACAGGGTCTGTCGGTGCAAAGAGGGTTTCTACTGGGCCGATGACTTCTGTATGAGACACTCGGAGTGCGGGCCTGGACATGGTGTCAAAACGAGAG GTACACcacaaatgaacacagtttGTGAAAGGTGTGCCGAGGGTAGCTTCTCAAACTCGTCTTCTGCGCTGGATCCGTGCGTAAATCACCAGGAATGTGCAAGCGGAGAGCTTGTGCTCCTGAACGGCTCAATTTACCACGACTCAGTGTGTGGCACCTGCGAGGATCTTGCAAGTGAAG GTGAGACGTTCAGGGAATTCCTGACAGGATTCTTCAGTATGCACAGGATGCGGGTgtcaaaaatgaagaaatttgtCAGCAG GTACATTCAAAAGGCGGGGGTGGGCAGGCGCGTCAGGGGCACTTCCCTCCCCAAACAGAGAGGTCCGCTCCTGGATAGAATCAGAGCTTGGCTGAACGAGGCtccagaggaggagctgaagaaactCCCGAATATGCTGAGGACAACACATCTCAACTCCATGGCACAAAAACTAAAGCAGACATTCAATGAGATTAAGCAGCAGAGCCCAAGCTGTACTTTAGTTTAA